TCCGAAATTCGTGATCCGAACGGATCCGGATATGGATCGGCCTATAAAAAATCCGGAGCCGATCCGATCCGAATCCAAATCCGAAAAAATAAATGGATATGGATATGGATTTAGGCCGATTCGATCGAAACCCGATCCATTGACAGGGCTACAATTACATActcaaaaaattccaaaatattATACTAATGTTTCAAAATGAAGATGGTTCAATGATTTCCATTAAACAAACTAAACACCACTCTATTTTACTAACTTCTTTAGTAACTTGTACTAATACTTCACAAATGTGAAAAGGCACAATTTTATAGAGCGAGGCACATGAAAATACCCTGACTAAATATTTTGCTACAATAAATACTGGGAGTAATTAAATTTGCAAATTATTTTGTTTTTTAAAGTGGGTTAGTAAGTACATCAATAATGTATAAACCCAATCTTCATCAATATCATTAATATAGTATAGAACCTGTAATGGCATTTAAAAAAGTTTGATACAGGTTCACAAAATGAAATTATATTAAAGTGGTAAAACACAACACCTTAAATGATGTACTACACAGGAATGTTATAAAAAATTTCTTTGTAGACAACATTCTTTGTAACATCCGTTGACTCACCATTCTTTGAAACATCTTCAAACCTTTAGGGGAGTTAACACGACTTTTGCAACGTAGAATTGCCCATGTGTAAAAACAGGATTAGGCAAATACAAACCAACTCGCTCTAGGGACCGCCCTTGGGACTTGTTGATAGTAATTGAATAACAAATTTGTAGCGGTATTTGTTTACGAATCAACTTGAATGGAAGCTTTTTATCGGTTGGACAAAGTTCCATTCTTGGAATAAAATGTTTTGTACCAACAAATACGCCACATATTACCTCACATTCTACACATTGCTTCAAACAACGCGTAATCATCATCCTTGTTCCGTTGCATAGACCAAGGGTTTGATTTAAATTGCGCATTAGCATAACTGCAACACCTTCTTTCAACTTAAGATTATGAGGTGGCAGGCCAGGAACATTGATTGAATTTAGATACACAGGAGGAAAAGCAAAGTTCAATTCAGTTGCAGTTCCGCCAAAATCTTCCGCTTTATCCACGCTGTAATATGTAAATTCTGCACCTGGGATTATATCAACAATCACAGAATTCAGATGTTTAACAATCTGATTGGTGGGTGTCAGTATCGCTTTTTTACTTAAATACACCAGGCTCTTGTACTGTTTCAAGAAATTAGGGTAAGTCCACTTGATCATGTTGTCAACTGTATTTTTCAACTCAGGATCACAGAATTGGCTAGGAATTAAAATTTCATCCTCTGCATATTCTTTTGAAAAATCATCATGTTGTTGAACCTATCCATTGCCAATTTTGAGAACCCATTCAGCAAATAATCTCAATTGCTCAACTTTAAAAGTATCTTGTGCCTGGTTAAGTCTCATGTTACGGTACAACAACAAAATCTTCGAATTCAACCATAATGGAGACCTGGTTATTGTAGCAGATACTACATCACCGCGCGAGCCCTGGTTAATGACATGCAAAATCTGACGGAAATCACCACCAAGAACTACTGTTATGCCTCCAAACGCCATACTGAATCTTTTAGGGTCAACAGCTTTCATAATATCTCGTAGGGATCGGTCTAAACATTCAAATGCGTAACGATGCTGCATAGGAGCTTCATCCCATATGATAAGATCTGTATGCTTGATAAGTTCTGCAATGTCAGAATCGTGACGAATTCCACAAGAAGAACAGTCATCAAGCACAA
This sequence is a window from Apium graveolens cultivar Ventura chromosome 9, ASM990537v1, whole genome shotgun sequence. Protein-coding genes within it:
- the LOC141685256 gene encoding uncharacterized protein LOC141685256, translated to MSYNLEEMKQNFEQLFVHCNAEQLEVYNNVLQSVQSKAGGVYFVYGSGGCGKTFVWKMLIYKLRSLGLIVLPVASSGIAATLMPGGRTTHSQFRIPIVLDDCSSCGIRHDSDIAELIKHTDLIIWDEAPMQHRYAFECLDRSLRDIMKAVDPKRFSMAFGGITVVLGGDFRQILHVINQGSRGDVVSATITRSPLWLNSKILLLYRNMRLNQAQDTFKVEQLRLFAEWVLKIGNG